Proteins from one Mastacembelus armatus chromosome 16, fMasArm1.2, whole genome shotgun sequence genomic window:
- the ephb6 gene encoding ephrin type-B receptor 5, translating into MLSPSLSLCQCHSVVEMWSVFLSLCLFFQPNSAEEVMLLDTTESTSELGWTTYPDTGWDEVSVLDDRGKIIRTFEVCNVNQNPRLQDNWLATPFLYRHSAPRVFVTLRFSVRDCASLRSPSPTCRETLTLYYKQADSQRELERTWVAEPSSGEKETREGWVKIDTIAADKSFSKVEPSSPHQYQPNRYSRINIKTRSFAPLTRNGFVLAIVDSGACVSLMGVSIFYRRCPATSLYLASYPATPSGVEPTALVPVSGTCVPHSKMQGGTPPRMHCNAEGEWMVPVGGCVCDEGYEPNLNGSACLACSVGYFKPVSGSTPCSVCPSNSRTSQEGSNVCECRSGFYRAAKDSNSSACTTPPSAPVSLSWEYESGNGGVSLRWRPPLDMGGRSEVWYGVVCRICPSATSTNPASCSWCGEGVTFSPSQTNLKQTKVTLHNLLTRVTYLIQVQAMNEVSALSPFSARYTSINFTMSQSVPSTVPMMHQLSRAPDSITLSWPQPDRPNGEILEYQLRYYDKGSDVDSAVSVYSETNTVTISSLIPGSIYAFQIRARNERGYGPYSNTIYFTTLPLEEQSQQIQNRLPLLVGSVMGGAAFLLVVAAIVVVVVFRSKRRESPYSDRLQRYISNRGGVKYYVDPSTYEDPSEAVKEFAREIDPTHLKIEEVIGAAQFGEVSRGRYRPLGRREVLVAVKTLRWGASDREKGMFLSEAGVLGQFDHPNVLKLEGVVTRSPPERIITEFMENGPLDAFLRENESQFSVLQLVGMLRGVGAGMRYLSERNFVHRDLAARNVLVNSNLVCKVSDFGLSRLMRGLDHNIPTYTASLGSKIAVRWTAPEAFQHRKFSSASDVWSFGILMWEVMSYGERPYWDMSNQEVMKAVADQYRLPAPNNCPPALHSLMLQCWQADRGDRPGFDSLLSSLDRLIRHPASLKAEPTRSCSQPLLSPTLTDLSSVTTVSDWLNALHMERYQDEFDQAQLDTLDRVSRLTMDDVQNLGVNLLGHQRKIVSAAQQLRAYLTHGQVEV; encoded by the exons TGGGATGAGGTCAGTGTCCTGGATGACCGTGGGAAAATCATACGAACCTTTGAGGTCTGCAATGTCAACCAAAATCCCCGTCTGCAGGACAACTGGCTGGCTACCCCTTTCCTGTACCGCCACTCGGCTCCACGGGTGTTTGTCACGTTGCGTTTCTCAGTGCGTGACTGTGCCAGCCTGCGATCACCATCTCCCACCTGCAGAGAGACACTTACCCTGTACTACAAACAGGCCGACTCCCAGAGGGAACTGGAGAGGACCTGGGTAGCTGAG CCATCCAGTGGGGAGAAGGAGACCAGGGAGGGCTGGGTGAAGATCGACACCATTGCGGCTGATAAGAGCTTTTCCAAGGTGGAGCCCAGTTCACCCCACCAGTACCAACCCAACAGATACAGCCGCATTAACATCAAGACACGCAGTTTTGCCCCCCTCACACGCAATGG ATTCGTGCTGGCTATCGTCGACAGTGGAGCTTGTGTTTCCCTCATGGGTGTGTCGATCTTCTACCGCCGCTGTCCAGCCACCAGCCTCTATTTGGCATCCTACCCTGCAACTCCCTCAGGGGTAGAGCCAACTGCCTTAGTACCTGTGAGTGGGACATGTGTTCCCCACAGTAAAATGCAGGGAGGCACACCGCCTCGCATGCACTGCAATGCTGAAGGGGAGTGGATGGTTCCTGTAGGAGGATGTGTCTGTGACGAAGGCTATGAGCCAAACCTCAATGGATCTGCTTGCTTGG CCTGTTCTGTGGGTTACTTCAAGCCAGTTTCGGGTTCCACTCCCTGCTCAGTGTGTCCCTCCAACAGTAGAACCAGCCAGGAGGGatcaaatgtgtgtgaatgtcgCAGCGGCTTTTACCGGGCGGCCAAAGACTCCAACTCTTCTGCCTGCACAA CTCCTCCATCTGCTCCCGTATCTCTGTCCTGGGAGTATGAGAGCGGTAATGGCGGGGTGTCCTTAAGGTGGCGCCCTCCACTGGACATGGGAGGCCGCAGTGAAGTGTGGTATGGGGTGGTGTGTCGCATCTGCCCATCAGCCACCTCCACCAACCCAGCGTCATGCTCCTGGTGTGGGGAGGGTGTCACCTTCAGCCCCTCCCAGACAAATCTGAAGCAAACCAAGGTCACCCTCCACAACCTGCTGACCAGAGTCACTTACCTCATACAG GTGCAAGCCATGAATGAGGTGTCAGCTTTGAGTCCCTTTTCTGCTCGGTACACAAGCATCAATTTCACTATGAGCCAGTCAG TTCCCAGTACAGTTCCCATGATGCATCAGTTGAGCCGTGCCCCGGATTCCATCACTCTCTCATGGCCTCAGCCAGACAGACCCAATGGAGAAATCCTGGAATACCAGCTCAGATACTATGACAAG GGGTCGGATGTGGATAGTGCAGTGAGTGTTTATAGCGAAACCAACACAGTCACCATCAGCTCTCTGATTCCAGGATCCATCTACGCCTTCCAGATCAGAGCTCGCAATGAACGAGGCTATGGCCCCTACAGCAACACCATCTACTTCACCACGCTGCCTCTGG AGGAACAGTCACAGCAGATCCAGAATCGACTGCCTCTGCTGGTCGGCTCGGTGATGGGTGGGGCAGCGTTTCTCCTTGTCGTAGCAGCGATTGTGGTAGTCGTGGTATTTCGCAG TAAAAGGAGGGAGAGTCCGTACAGTGACAGACTCCAGAGGTACATCAGTAACCGAG GTGGAGTAAAGTATTATGTAGACCCATCGACTTATGAGGACCCCAGTGAGGCGGTCAAAGAGTTTGCCCGTGAGATAGATCCTACTCACCTCAAGATTGAGGAGGTGATTGGTGCAG CGCAGTTTGGCGAAGTTTCTCGGGGCCGTTACCGTCCACTGGGTCGCAGGGAGGTGCTGGTAGCTGTGAAGACTCTTCGATGGGGGGcatcagacagagagaaggggaTGTTTCTCAGTGAAGCAGGGGTCCTGGGACAGTTTGACCACCCTAATGTACTGAAGCTGGAGGGTGTGGTCACTCGCAGCCCTCCAGAGAGGATCATCACTGAATTTATGGAGAACGGTCCCCTGGACGCATTTCTGAGG GAGAATGAGAGCCAATTCAGCGTGCTCCAGCTTGTTGGGATGCTTAGGGGAGTTGGTGCTGGGATGCGTTACCTCTCAGAGAGAAACTTTGTCCATCGGGACCTGGCAGCCAGGAACGTGCTGGTCAACTCCAACCTGGTCTGCAAGGTGTCTGACTTTGGCCTGTCCCGACTCATGAGGGGCCTGGACCACAACATACCTACGTATACTGCCTCACTG GGCAGTAAGATTGCTGTGAGGTGGACGGCACCAGAAGCTTTTCAGCATCGCAAATTCAGCTCAGCTAGTGATGTCTGGAGCTTCGGCATATTGATGTGGGAAGTGATGTCATATGGAGAGCGTCCCTACTGGGACATGAGCAATCAAGAA GTGATGAAAGCAGTTGCAGACCAGTATCGTCTCCCTGCACCAAACAACTGCCCCCCTGCCCTCCACTCTCTGATGCTTCAGTGCTGGCAGGCTGATCGAGGGGACCGGCCAGGCTTTGACTCACTCCTGTCCTCGTTGGATCGACTCATCAGGCACCCTGCCTCCCTCAAGGCAGAACCAACTCG GAGCTGCTCTCAGCCGCTTCTGAGCCCCACCCTCACAGACTTATCGTCAGTGACGACAGTCAGTGATTGGTTGAACGCGCTTCATATGGAGAGGTATCAGGATGAGTTTGATCAAGCACAGCTGGACACATTAGACAGAGTCAGCAGGCTCACCATGGA TGATGTCCAGAACCTCGGGGTGAACCTGCTGGGACATCAGAGGAAGATTGTCAGTGCCGCCCAGCAGCTCAGGGCTTATCTGACGCACGGACAGGTGGAGGTGTGA
- the trpv6 gene encoding transient receptor potential cation channel subfamily V member 6, whose protein sequence is MSPSLARSAPIELSHWWNQLKFRLQNKKGWDEMLDEMFLLHNKLINDIPLFYAAKMNKVECIKKLLSSASTNIFERGALGETALHIAAMNDNLEAALALMDGAPELINEPMTSELFQGITPLHMAVVNQNVNLVHHLISRGGDVETPRATGLYFRKRRGGLIYYGEHVLSFAACTGNKDIISTIIDAGASTRVQDYRGNTVLHVLVLQPNKMAACQAIDLILAHDAELDQLVPLDMVPNIRGLTPFKLAAKEGNIMVFQHLVNKRREVQWSLRPLASNLYDLTEIDSWADNMSVLELIVGSHNKEARRLLEVTPVKQLISLKWNLYGKHYFRLLMILYLLYIGIFTLCCVFRPLKDIPQNYTQSDIDKTIRIQKSFNESYVTHEDNLRLVGEIISLLGAFAMLLLEIPDIVRVGAKRYFGQTALGGPFHVILISYASLVVLLCVFRICEVQGEAVVMAVCLVLGWCNVMFFARGFEMLGPYVIMIQKIIFGDLARFMWLMFIVLFGFSTALWTVYMTQDPDALPSFRSFPITLFSESELSLGLIDLPVDHTIYTPPIVHVVHTAFSLVAYVLLLNLLIAMMTDTHWRVAQERDELWRIQVVATILMLERRLPRCLWPRLGVCGLKYGLKERWYLRVEDRNDLTMQKMRRYIQAFSKEDEKKKEGLDKSDLTNESGIVKLRSKNMDRKALTGWQVIRNSTLGLEMQQVEWNEDKDFKYV, encoded by the exons ATGTCTCCATCTCTGGCCAGATCTGCTCCAATTGAGCTCAGTCACTGGTGGAACCAGCTGAAGTTTCGCCTTCAGAACAAGAAAGGATGGGATGAGATGTTGGATGAGATGTTTCTGCTGCACAACAAACT TATAAATGACATTCCTCTGTTCTATGCGGCTAAAATGAACAAAGTTGAATGTATCAAGAAACTGCTCAGCTCTGCATCCACTAATATATTTGAAAGAG GTGCTCTTGGGGAGACAGCTCTTCATATTGCCGCGATGAATGACAACCTGGAGGCAGCTTTGGCTCTGATGGACGGAGCTCCTGAGCTCATCAATGAGCCCATGACCTCTGAGCTTTTCCAAG gTATTACGCCTCTGCACATGGCTGTGgtaaatcaaaatgtaaatctGGTCCATCATCTCATTAGTCGTGGTGGTGATGTGGAAACACCTCGAGCCACTGGCTTGTACTtcaggaagaggagaggaggactCATATACTATG GTGAGCATGTCCTGTCTTTTGCTGCGTGTACTGGGAACAAGGATATTATCTCCACGATAATTGATGCAGGGGCCAGCACCAGAGTCCAGGATTATCGAG gcaACACAGTGCTTCATGTTTTGGTTCTGCAGCCCAACAAGATGGCTGCATGCCAGGCCATTGACCTGATTTTGGCACATGATGCAGAGCTGGATCAGTTAGTGCCACTCGACATGGTGCCTAACATTCGAGGCCTTACACCATTTAAATTGGCTGCAAAAGAGGGGAATATTATG gtgTTTCAGCACCTGGTTAATAAAAGGCGTGAAGTCCAGTGGAGTTTGCGCCCTTTGGCTTCCAACCTGTATGACCTGACAGAAATTGATTCATGGGCTGACAACATGTCAGTGCTGGAGCTCATTGTGGGTAGCCACAACAAAGAG GCGAGGAGGCTACTGGAGGTGACCCCAGTGAAGCAGCTGATCAGTCTGAAGTGGAACCTGTATGGAAAACATTACTTTAG GCTGCTGATGATTCTGTACCTGCTGTACATTGGGATCTTCACACTGTGTTGTGTATTTCGCCCTCTGAAGGACATTCCACAGAACTACACACAATCAGACATCGACAAAACGATTCGGATTCAGAAATCATTCAAT GAGAGTTATGTGACACATGAGGACAACCTGCGACTGGTAGGCGAGATCATCAGCCTCCTGGGAGCTTTTGCAATGTTGTTGCTTGAG ATCCCTGATATAGTGAGAGTGGGAGCAAAGCGCTACTTTGGACAGACAGCACTAGGAGGCCCCTTCCATGTCATCCT TATCAGCTACGCATCCTTGgtggtgttgctgtgtgtgttcagaatCTGCGAGGTCCAGGGGGAGGCCGTGGTGATGGCAGTGTGTTTAGTTCTCGGCTGGTGCAACGTCATGTTTTTTGCCCGAGGTTTTGAAATGCTCGGCCCTTATGTCATCATGATACAGAAG ATTATATTTGGAGACCTGGCAAGGTTTATGTGGCTGATGTTCATTGTGCTCTTTGGTTTTTCTACTG CCCTGTGGACTGTGTATATGACTCAGGACCCTGATGCCCTCCCTTCATTTCGCTCCTTCCCCATTACTCTATTTTCTGAGTCTGAGCTCAGTTTGGGGTTAATAGATCTGCCTGTAGACCACACAATCTATACACCCCCAATCGTTCATGTGGTGCACACTGCCTTCTCTCTGGTCGCCTATGTCCTTCTGCTAAATCTACTGATAGCCATGATGACTGACACACATTGGAGGGTTGCCCAGGAGAGAGATGAGCTCTGGAGAATTCAG GTGGTAGCCACAATTTTGATGCTGGAGAGGAGGCTGCCACGCTGCCTGTGGCCTCGACTTGGGGTATGTGGGTTAAAATATGGCCTGAAGGAGCGCTGGTATCTCAG GGTTGAGGACAGAAATGACCTAACAATGCAAAAGATGAGACGGTACATCCAGGCCTTCTCCAAagaggatgaaaagaaaaaggagggacTAGACAAGAGTGACTTAACAAATGAGTCAGGAATCGTTAAGCTCAGATCTAAAAACATGGATCGGAAGGCTCTAACAGGATGGCAGGTGATTCGCAACAGCACTTTGGGTTTGGAGATGCAACAGGTAGAGTGGAACGAGGACAAGGACTTTAAATATGTCTAG